The following coding sequences lie in one Flavobacterium cyclinae genomic window:
- a CDS encoding DUF1294 domain-containing protein, whose amino-acid sequence MNEALMYFCIVINIITFLVFGYDKWQAKNNKKRISEFHLLLLAGIGGTIGGLLGMNFFKHKTNKFSFILSFYTIVILQVVLLYFGIQMFKS is encoded by the coding sequence ATGAATGAAGCCTTAATGTACTTTTGTATTGTTATTAATATTATAACATTTTTAGTATTTGGCTACGATAAATGGCAAGCTAAAAACAATAAAAAACGCATTTCAGAATTCCATTTGCTTTTATTGGCTGGAATTGGTGGAACTATTGGAGGTTTATTAGGAATGAATTTTTTCAAACACAAAACCAATAAGTTTTCTTTTATTTTGAGTTTCTACACTATTGTGATACTTCAGGTTGTTTTATTGTATTTCGGTATTCAAATGTTTAAAAGCTAA